A window of the Henckelia pumila isolate YLH828 chromosome 3, ASM3356847v2, whole genome shotgun sequence genome harbors these coding sequences:
- the LOC140891017 gene encoding coatomer subunit epsilon-1-like translates to MAAAAGGPDPLFGLRSNFYLGAYQAAINNSEIPNLSPGDVVERDCLVYRSYIALGSYQLVINEIDSSAATPLQAVKLLALYLSSPDNKEMAISSLREWLGDPAIGNNPMLRLVAGIIFMHEQDYNEALKHTNVGGTEGTMELYALNIQIFLKMYRSDYAEKQLKIMQQVDEDHTLTQLANAWLNLAVGGSKIQEAYLIFQDFAEKYQVTSLILNGKALCCMHKGEFTDADRLLLEALNIDAKDPETLANLVVCSLHNGKPSSRYLNQLKLSHPDHLLVKAASTAEEKFDRAVQNVA, encoded by the exons ATGGCTGCGGCTGCCGGAGGACCCGACCCGCTGTTTGGGTTGAGGAGCAACTTTTACTTGGGAGCATACCAGGCGGCGATCAACAACAGCGAAATCCCCAATCTCTCTCCAGGGGACGTCGTTGAGAGAGACTGCCTTGTTTACCGTTCTTACATTGCCCTCGGAAGTTACCAG CTTGTGATAAATGAGATTGATTCGTCAGCAGCGACGCCACTTCAGGCCGTGAAATTGCTGGCTTTATACCTCTCGAGCCCGGACAACAAG GAAATGGCAATTTCTAGTCTTCGTGAGTGGTTAGGAGATCCAGCCATTGGAAACAACCCTATGCTGAGGCTTGTCGCTGGAATTATATTCATGCATGAGCAGGATTATAATGAAGCCTTGAAGCACACAAATGTTGGGGGAACCGAGGGAACCATGGAGTT GTATGCTTTAAATATCCAAATTTTTCTCAAAATGTATAGATCAGATTATGCTGAGAAACAACTGAAAATCATGCAACAAGTAGATGAGGATCATACCCTAACTCAACTTGCAAATGCATGGCTAAACTTGGCTGTG GGTGGTTCAAAGATACAGGAAGCATATCTGATTTTCCAGGACTTCGCAGAAAAATATCAAGTGACTAGCTTGATTCTTAATGGGAAGGCACTGTGCTGCATGCACAAGGGTGAATTTACTGACGCTGACAGACTTCTGCTTGAGGCCCTAAACATT GATGCGAAGGACCCAGAAACTCTTGCCAATCTTGTTGTCTGCAGTCTTCACAATGGGAAGCCATCCTCCCGCTATTTGAA CCAGTTGAAGTTGTCACACCCAGACCACTTACTCGTTAAAGCCGCGTCAACAGCGGAAGAGAAGTTCGATAGAGCAGTTCAAAATGTCGCTTGA
- the LOC140887707 gene encoding pentatricopeptide repeat-containing protein At1g30610, chloroplastic, whose amino-acid sequence MVGTVYFSEPAIEIVYLINQTRKFNSIYPFKGQNPSIILAPRRKKEGRITSRSSLIDGGGVVLDKEFEFKPSFDEYLKALESVTTDRDNGSNISSPAKKKSIKKTVQEEKGDDARAYAQEDSRKGASQKKNVFVREDSRKGASQKKNVFVQEDSRKGLKKSPELMKKTQNVNVKNLRARSSGSGESEMPDLERAAFKPLENEDDFMDRPRISKLDMEERIRKLAKSLNGADIDMPEWKFSQTMRSAQIRFSDYSIRRIVQILGELGNWRRVLQLVEWIQSRERFKSHNIRHVYTAALDALGKARRPVEALNLFHVMQGQMASYPDIVAYRCIAVTLGQAGHMKELFNLIDSMRSPPQKKFKTGYLEKWDPRLEPDIVVYNAVLNACVRRQKWEGAFWVLQQISQQGQQPSMTTYGLVMEVMLACEKYNLVHDFFKKVQKLYIPNALIYKVLVNALWREGRTEEAIMAVEEMERRGIVGNASLYYDLARCLCSVGRCNEALKLIDKICRVANKPLVVTYTGLIQACLDSGDVQNGAYIFNQMQKFCTPNLITCNIMMKAFLDHGMFEEAKQLFLSLLENGNFIKHGEDYRVRVIPDIYSFNTMLEACHAKHKWDDLQFVYEQMLKYGHHFNAKRHLRLLLDARRAGKDELLELTWKHLNATQRVLPPLLVLELFCARLEQCDHGSALNCITNYCVESQLFSRKSWSKFFMENGHRFERSTLMKLVHEMHIVLAKNENAALEQLMKSCEEFLRTLEASATTELRELEVASRSHGETALVF is encoded by the exons ATGGTGGGTACCGTATATTTTTCTGAACCCGCCATTGAAATTGTTTATTTGATCAATCAGACCCGCAAATTCAATTCGATATACCCGTTTAAGGGGCAGAACCCCAGTATTATATTAGCTCCAAGAAGAAAGAAAGAGGGTAGAATTACGTCAAGAAGCTCTTTAATTGATGGGGGTGGTGTTGTTCTGGATAAAGAGTTTGAATTCAAACCGTCCTTTGATGAGTATTTGAAGGCCTTGGAATCTGTCACAACGGACAGAGATAATGGTTCTAATATTAGTAGTCCGGCGAAAAAGAAGAGTATCAagaaaacagttcaagaagaAAAGGGTGACGATGCACGGGCATATGCTCAAGAGGATTCCAGAAAGGGTGCTTCTCAAAAGAAGAATGTTTTCGTTCGAGAAGATTCAAGAAAGGGTGCTTCTCAGAAGAAAAATGTATTTGTTCAAGAAGATTCAAGAAAGGGTCTGAAAAAGTCACCGGAACTCATGAAGAAGACGCAAAATGTCAATGTTAAGAATCTTCGTGCTAGAAGTAGTGGCAGCGGTGAGAGTGAGATGCCGGACTTGGAAAGAGCTGCATTCAAGCCACTGGAGAATGAAGATGATTTCATGGACAGGCCAAGAATCTCAAAATTAGACATGGAGGAGAGAATTCGAAAGCTTGCTAAGAG TCTGAATGGCGCAGACATTGACATGCCTGAGTGGAAATTCTCTCAAACTATGCGTAGTGCTCAGATAAGATTTTCAGACTACTCCATCCGAAGGATAGTTCAGATTTTGGGTGAGTTGGGAAACTGGAGACGAGTTCTTCAACTCGTTGAATGGATTCAATCACGTGAGCGCTTCAAATCGCACAACATACG CCATGTTTACACTGCTGCGCTTGATGCGCTTGGAAAAGCAAGAAGGCCCGTGGAAGCACTAAATCTCTTTCATGTTATGCAG GGGCAAATGGCCTCTTACCCTGACATTGTGGCATATCGGTGCATTGCTGTAACTCTTGGACAAGCGGGGCATATGAAGGAACtatttaatttgattgattCGATGCGATCTCCTCCACAAAAGAAGTTTAAAACTGGATATCTTGAGAAATGGGATCCGCGATTAGAGCCTGATATCGTTGTCTATAATGCT GTCCTTAATGCTTGTGTACGGCGGCAGAAATGGGAAGGGGCCTTCTGGGTCCTACAGCAAATAAGCCAACAAGGCCAACAACCTTCGATGACAACATATGGATTAGTTATGGAG GTAATGTTGGCCTGTGAGAAGTACAACTTGGTccatgattttttcaagaaagtACAGAAGTTATACATTCCAAATGCTTTGATATATAAAG TTCTTGTGAATGCTTTATGGAGAGAAGGTAGAACTGAGGAGGCCATAATGGCTGTTGAAGAGATGGAGAGACGAGGAATAGTTGGTAATGCTAGTTTGTACTATGACCTTGCTCGCTGCCTCTGTAGTGTGGGAAGGTGCAACGAAGCGTTAAAGCTA ATTGACAAGATATGCAGAGTTGCGAATAAACCACTGGTTGTAACTTACACTGGTTTAATTCAAGCATGTCTGGACTCTGGAGATGTTCAAAATGGTGCATATATCTTTAATCAGATGCAAAAGTTTTGTACGCCAAATTTGATAACTTGTAACATAATGATGAAAGCTTTTCTGGATCATGGAATGTTCGAAGAAGCCAAACAATTGTTTCTGAGCTTATTGGAAAATGGAAACTTTATCAAGCATGGAGAAGATTATAGAGTTAGAGTCATACCAGATATCTATTCATTCAACACAATGTTGGAAGCATGCCATGCGAAACACAAATGGGATGATCTTCAGTTTGTATATGAGCAGATGCTGAAATATGGTCACCACTTCAATGCGAAACGTCATCTTCGCCTATTATTGGATGCCCGTCGTGCTGGAAAG GACGAGCTACTGGAATTGACTTGGAAGCACTTGAATGCAACTCAACGGGTTCTCCCCCCATTGCTTGTTTTAGAACTATTTTGCGCAAGACTGGAGCAGTGTGACCATGGTTCTGCTCTCAACTGTATTACTAATTATTGTGTTGAGTCACAGCTGTTTTCTAGAAAGTCTTGgtcaaaatttttcatggaaaatGGGCACCGATTCGAGAGGAGCACTCTAATGAAGTTGGTGCATGAGATGCACATTGTTTTAGCCAAGAACGAAAACGCTGCTCTCGAGCAGCTAATGAAATCTTGTGAAGAATTTTTGAGGACCCTAGAAGCAAGTGCGACAACAGAACTCAGGGAGCTAGAAGTGGCTAGCAGGTCTCATGGTGAAACTGCTTTAGTATTTTGA